The Saccopteryx leptura isolate mSacLep1 chromosome 2, mSacLep1_pri_phased_curated, whole genome shotgun sequence genome has a window encoding:
- the KRTAP27-1 gene encoding keratin-associated protein 27-1: MPQSPCPLLRSSYNVPPLAAIVHGSNPISFDDGLFLPSSFHDRTWLLDKLETCRDTSCSKVLDHDQEMCTGSSGMQSACPPSIIQTTCSHSSSCRRTTHQSGSSSVMSKCASQPCQSGRSQQTGFVIQSGPPVSHVAKCCPPKTCVPKNCQTLECEPSQCHTQRPKPSPCRPLASVTPEPHLLEPSSDTYEPTCCVTGGWLLPHK; the protein is encoded by the coding sequence ATGCCCCAGAGCCCCTGCCCCTTGCTCAGGAGCTCCTATAATGTCCCACCTCTCGCTGCCATCGTGCATGGCTCTAATCCCATAAGCTTTGATGATGGATTGTTTCTACCCAGCAGCTTCCATGACAGGACCTGGCTCTTGGACAAATTGGAGACCTGCAGAGACACCAGCTGCAGCAAAGTGCTTGACCACGACCAAGAAATGTGCACAGGGAGTAGTGGAATGCAAAGTGCCTGCCCTCCCAGCATCATCCAGACGACTTGTTCCCATTCCAGCTCCTGCAGAAGGACAACACACCAATCAGGAAGCTCCTCAGTCATGTCCAAGTGTGCATCTCAGCCTTGCCAATCAGGACGCAGCCAGCAAACAGGTTTTGTGATCCAGAGCGGTCCACCCGTGAGCCATGTGGCCAAGTGCTGCCCACCCAAGACATGTGTGCCTAAGAACTGCCAAACTCTGGAGTGTGAACCTAGCCAGTGCCACACTCAGAGGCCCAAACCCAGTCCCTGCAGACCCCTGGCCTCGGTCACGCCAGAGCCACACCTCCTGGAACCTTCTTCTGACACTTATGAGCCAACATGCTGTGTGACAGGTGGTTGGCTATTGCCTCATAAGTGA